CGAGATAACAAATCAGCCCGTGCGATGCCGCTACCGTTCCGGCCATGCGCGCCGCGCCCGGACCGCTGTTTTTGGCTTGCTTCAAAAGGCGGATACGCGGATCGGCATAGGCTTGGGCGATCGCGGCCGTGCCGTCGGTCGAGCAATCATCGACGACGATAAGCTCCCAGTCCCTTATGCGTCTGGGCAATAACCGAGTCTATGGCTTCGCGCAGAAAATCGCTCGGCGTTATAGGCCGCCATGACGACCGTGATGCTCATGCCGCACCCGCCGCCGCGATGCTGTCATAATAATCCTCGAGCGCCGCCGTGCATTTCCAATATCGAAACGGCTGCGCATAAATCCGGCGCGGCGCGCGACATGGATTCAGCCAAGACATCGTCCGTTATCAGACGCGTCAGACATCCCGCCAGCGCATCGACATCTTTTTCGGCAAAAGCGAAACCGGTCGAACCGTGCATAATGCCTCGGTAGCCCCTCCCTTTGCCGATGTTACGACCGGCACGCCGCAAGCCTGCGCTTCGAGAATGACAATAGGCAATCCTTCCGCATCGCCATTCTTCGCTGTAACGCTGGGCAGACAGAATATCCGCGCTTCGTCCAATTGCCGTTTGACATCATCGGAAGACATGCTCCCGGTGAAAGTCAACGGAAACATTCAGGCTGGCGGGCGCGCTTCCTTGAAAGATTCCATCATCGGACCGGTGCCGACCATAACCAATTCGGCATCAGGCACTTCCGCGCGGACGCGGGCAAAACGCGTCTATGAGATATTGTCCGCCTTTTTTTTCCACCATCCTGCCGACATAGAGAATGCGGCGCTTGCGTTGCGCGACCGGGACCGTGCCAGGGCTGAATTTGTTCGGATCGATGCCGATATACCGCACCGTGATGCGCTCGGCCGGAATGCCCGAATTCTATCGCGCGGAGACGGACGGCTTCGCTCACGGCAATGAAGGAGACGCCAGCTGATGGCGAGGTCGAGCAATTTCTTGGGATACCGGCTCATGCCCTTCAAAACCTGGCTCTCCCAGAACTCACGATAAGTATGAATATCATAGCCATGCAGGGTCACGGCGATGGGCAGCCCAAGCTTGCGGAGAACGGGCCACCACACCACCGCATCAATGCCGAAATGCACATGGACAAGGGAAGCGGAGAACGATTTCAACCGGGCCGCAATGCCTGGAGACATGATGCCCATCTTCCAGAACAGCTTGCCGAGCTTGCCGGGAAAAAAGTTTTCGACGATATGAGGGTTCAGCCCGTCCAGCGGCAGGCCATGCACATTTTCATTGCCGACGAGAACGGCTTTCCACCGCCTGCAGGCGAGCATCTGCTCCGGATGAAGGTCTCCGAATAACCCAGGCAATTGGAGCGAACGACGAGAACTGTTTTCATTTTTATATATGCCCGTCTGCCTTCATGCGTATAGGCGCGTATGCGTTATACGTTACGCCGCAAAGTCCCGCCCACATGCCGAGCCGAAGGCGATCATGGAAAGCGCTTTTACGCCAACATGCTTGAATGCGGCACAAAATAAGAAGGCAGCATGATAAAACCCAAGGCAATCCGCCCGGTTCCCTTGACCGCGCGCAGCAGCAGCCGGGAAAACGGCGCATGATTCAGCCGTTCGCACAGGGCCAGCGTGTTGCCGTAGCGGAACTTCCGGCGCACGATCCATTCAAGGTTAACGCGGTTAGGAAAGACGTTTTCCGTCACGACGGCCCGCGCCGCGCCGGCGATTTTCAGCTCATATTTCTCCTGCGCCGTATAAAGGAAGAACTCGTCCTCGCCGCCCGCATGGTTAAAGCGCGGATCGAAGCGGTGTCCGGTGCGGCGCAGGAAATTGCAGGAGATCATGATATTGTTGCTGCCGCGAGAGAGGGCTTCGCTGCCGTCGTTCAGGATCGGCGGCGCGTCGAAGAAATGCCCCTTGCGCACCCAGTCCGGCGTCTCGGACGGCATCGCGTAGCGGATCGCGCCGCACACGCATTCTGCATTGGCTTCCCTTTGGGTTGTGATCATTTCGTCCAGCCAACGCTCGCTCGCCGTCTCATCGTCGTCGATGAAGCACAGGAAATCCGCCTGCCCTACGACTGTTTCGATAGCCGTGTTGCGAACATGCGAAAGCCCCTGCCGTGCTTCCGCGACATAGCGAAGCTTCAATGCGCCCCGCTTCAGAAAATCTTCATAGACCGCGCGCGCCGAACCTTCTCCATCATTATCGATGAGGACGACTTCCCACTCCGGCCTGCGTTTGAGGGCGAATTCCTGCCTTTCGAGCGACCGCAGCAGCAGACTCAGACTCTCCGGTCTTTATAAGTCGGGATGCAGATGGAGATGCGGAGATTCGTCATATCAGGCCTTCCCCGAAGAAATCGCCGCGCACATCGCGATGCTGGCGAAGATCAAGAATCCGCTCTGGCAGCAGAAGGAGACCGCTTGACGGCGGTTCACACCGATATCAACCAGCGCCACTGGCTTCTGGACGCTATGCCGTCCGCCTTGCGGCCCTACGCGCTTCTGGCGCGGTGGGATCGTCCGATAGGCACCTGGCTGCTGCTGCTGCCGTCCTGGTGGGCGATGGCCCTGGCGGCTGACGGATGGCCCGACATCGATTTGATGATGCTGTTCGCGGGCGGGCGCTGTCGCCATGAGGGGGGCGGGCTGCACGATCAACGACATCCTGGACCGCGACATCGACGCGCGGGTCGATCGCACGAAATCCCGCCCTTTGCCGAGCGGCAAGATTACGGTCTGGCAGGCGGTGGCTTTTCTCGCCTTCCAGGCCTTGCCGGCTGTCATGATCTTGGCGGAATTGCCGCGGCTGACGATATGGCTCGGCATGGCATCGCTGCCGCTGATTGCGATATACCCGTTGATGAAGCGCTTCACCTGGTGGCCGCAGCTTGTGCTGGGCATGATTTTCAACTGGGGCGTTCTGATGGGATGGGCGGCGGCGACCGGCAGTCTGTCGCCCGCCGCCTATGCGCTCTATCTCGGCGCGGTGATGTGGACGATGGTCTATGATACGATCTACGCGCACCAGGACAAGGAAGACGACAGGCTGGCGGGCGTCAAATCGACCGCCCTGTTGTTCGGCAAATGGTCGCGGCCGATTTTATTCGGATTCGCGGCGCTTAGCCTGGGTTTGCTGGCGGCGGCGGGCGCGATCGCCGGATTAGGCTGGGGTTTCTATGCGGGATTGGGCGGGGCGGCGATTTTTCTGCTGCGGCATTTGCGGGCATGGAAAATCGACGATCCGGCGGATTGCCTGAAAAGATTCCGCTCCAGCCGCGATTTCGGCCTGTTGGTGCTGGCCGCGATCATGCTCGGCAAGTTCTTCTGATTACTCCGCCGCGACCGCTTGATGGGCGATCTCTCTGGAATCGCGGTAATCCTTCAGCCGCGTGGCGCGCAAAGCCCGCTCGCCGTGATTGTCCATCAGCCGCACCCAGGATTTGAATTCCTCTTCCGATATCTGATAGCGGGAGCAGGCTTCCTCGACCGACAGCAGGCCGTCATGCACGCCCGCGACCACAGCGGCCTTGCGGCGCATGACCCAGCGTTTGGTGTCGGGAGGGGGCAGCTTGCCCAGTTCACGCTTATGCTCCGAAATGCGCACAATGCGGACGGTTTCGCCAGATGCAGGAATGGCGGCGTTGAAATGAGACATGACACTATGCTCCCTTAAAAATACGCAACGTGATGAAATCAAGATTAAGCCTATCCTGAGCCGCTTAAAAAAAAACTAATCCTGCCGCAAATACAATCGAATTGGCCGTAATTACGCGGAAATCATGGAAAAATAGAGTTTCCACGCCATGCCGCATAGGCCGGATTGCCGCGATCATTCATGTAGTTTTGGTTAAAAAGGGGGACAGCCTAGAGGCATAATCCGCCGATATGGCTTACGCGGAACCGGCTGTCGCCCCATGTCGCCGCCTTTTGGGCGGGCAGGCCGCTATCGCTCAGTATTTCATCGCCCCTGGAGAAGGCTTGCGCGTTCTCGCATCTTAGGCGTGGCAAGGCATTGCTGAGATTGTTGGCGGGTCCGAAAGTCGAGGCCAGATCGACGGCGCGACTCATGCGGATGAGCAAGCCGGCGCTTCGCCCGGTGAGATTTCTCGGCGCCGTTAGAGTGACGCCTTGAAACAGGCTGCGAGCGTAAGCGACAACCCCGTCATCGCGGGTTTCGGCGTCGGCGGGCGAGAAAAGAGGCGTGTCGAGTATGGGATAATCCAGATCGATGCTTTGCCGGGCGTAGTCGGATGCCATCCTCATCAAGGTGGCGCGATTTTGAGCCTTCACTGCCGCGCCGAAACCTGGTTTTGTCCTCATATCATTGGCTAGAAGCCTCAGGGAAGTTCCCGTATTGTGGCCTGTATCGCCGAAGCCGACTATAAGAAAATCGCGCGTATCAGCCATGGTTTCCAGTTTTTCCGCCATGTCTTCTTCGTCGTTTTTAATGCGGATTAATCCCCAATAGGTATCGCTGATCGCTTCAATGCGGCGATTATACATAAGGTCGGTTTCCCATGAGGGCCGCATAAACCCTTTTAGGCAATGGCCGTACTCATGCAGGCGAATGAATTGGCCTCTGTCGGCGATATCGAGCCTGAGCTTGAATGCCGGGGATATCGGCACGATGGAATTTTTTTCGATAAGTGCCGAAAGAGGCTTCCCGCTCGATAGAGCAACGCAGCGGTAAGAAGGGTCGGCAGGGTCTAATACTGACTTGACAGCGTAACCGAAAGATTATGAAGCGCTTGGTCGTTATTGAGAACGGAATTTTCCGATGCGCGGGTTTTCATCTGGCGCAGCGTGGTCGTGATAGCATTGACCTCGGTTTGTCGCGCCCCGCGTTTGGAAAGTTTTTTTTCGACATCGGCGATAAGCTTGTCGGGATCGTCATAAGCGCCGGAATTGATCTCCAGGATACGGTCTTCGAGGCTAAGGCTGGGGGGAGGAGCGGACTTCCTGAAATGGGCGCAATTCGCCGTTGTCGCCGCAAGCAAAACCGGAGCGGCGATGCGCCATAGGCGCTGGATGAAAGGGTGCCCGATATAGCGATTTTTGGGGGTGGGTGGTTTCTTCGGAGGCCGCCTTGCGTTTCTGCGCGGAAAGCTGCCTGGCCATTTTCTGTTACCGCAGCCTGTGAAGGCCGTCGGTGATGCGCACCGGCCTTTTCTCTTCGATTTCCGCGACGATCAGGTCATAGCCCGCCCGTAGCGATTCGATGGCGCTGGCGCCCAAAGTGAAGCGCTGATGCATGGGGCAATGCGATTCGTCATAGATGGTCAGAATTTGTCCCGTCAGCGCGTAGCTTTTGGGCGCGGCGCTCAGAGCTTGGGAAAGAAGCACAAGCTGGCCGTTTTCGCTGATGAAGACGGCGGCTTCTTCCAAAGAGTCCGGAGACGCCGCTTGCGGGGCATGGAGCATGAAGACATCCAGCGCATGATTTCCGAAGGCGCATAACCCTAATCATGCCATGGTGAAAATTTCGAGGTGAAAATGGGCCGCTTTGCTTCGCGCATGAGTTGCGAGCCGCGGATCGCGCAGCATGAAAACCATGCCGTTAGCATTTCTTAACCAGCGCCTTTTACAATAAATATCCCCGCACGATGCCTAACAAATATGCCACTCAGGCCAAAACGGCATGGATCAAGACAGCCTTAAAGACATCCGCGTTTTGACGGTCGACGACGAAAGGCTCATTCGCGATCTCGTGCGCGACGTGCTCATGAGTCTCGGGTTTCGCGACATCACGCAATTGAACAGCGGACGCCAGGCGATAGACGCCGTCTCGACCTTTTCATTCGATTTTATCATCACCGACTGGCGCATGAAGGATTTAGATGGCATCGATCTTATCCGTTACGTCCGCCGTTCGCCGCAATGCCGCTGCCCGCACGTACCGATCATTCTGCTTACCGGAAACACCGAAGCGCATTACGTGCTTGAAGCGCGCGACGCGGGTGTCAACGAATATATGATCAAGCCTTTTTCCGCCGAGCAACTGGTGCGCCGCATTCGCTCGATCATCGAGAAGCCGCGCAGCTTCGTCGTGACGCCGACATATAGCGGACCCGACAGGCGGCGCAGCAACCAGCCGCCGCCCCAGGGCCGAGATCGCCGCAAGAGAAAACCTAAACCGTCCGGAGGACGATATGGCTGAACAGAATGACGATAGCGTCAAAGTCTATGAACCGGACCATTCGTTGCATAATAGGATCGGCAAGGGCACGCTCGACCAGGTATTGTCGAAGGAAGCTGTCGCTCACGCCGAACAAGCGATTCAGCAGTCATCGGACAAGTTCGCCGAAGAGTGCAAGCAGCGGCTCGAAGCCCTGGAAGCCAGCTATGCCGCCCTGCAGCAGAGCCCGGAGATGGATGCGGTGCTGCTGGCGCCGGTGATCGACGCGGCTTTCTCGATCAAAATCGCGGCGGCGCAGAGCGGTTACGATCTCGCCTCGGCCATCGCGAAATCTTTGCATCTGCATTGCGAGAATCTCGGATTCGCCGAGCTTTCGCCGAAAAATATGGACGTCATCGCCTGGCATATTTCAAGCATCCGGCATCTGCTGAACAATAAAATCAAGGGGACGGGCGGATCCATCGGCGCCGCCATCATGGGAGAGATTCAGAAGCTGGGGTGAGGGGTAAGATTAGTCGCTTCTTTGCGAAGGCTCTTCCTGAATGCGATTGGCCGTATGTTGGGATTTTCGATCATTATGATCTGCAATCCGCTGCTTTAAGTCAGCAGTAGCGCCACTGCTTCGCCCTAACGGTCTACGGTGGCTGCGCCACGCGTAGCCCGTAAGGGCGAAGCGTGGTTGGGGCGGGAGGGATCGAACCTCCGAATGACGGAATCAAAATCCGTTGCCTTACCGCTTGGCGACGCCCCAATAGAATCGATTCTTTGCAAATTATGGCTCGATTCGACCGATGAATTAACCATTCTTCGCTAAGAAGCATAGAAGCGCGGAAACTAGCCCGGTCAAGGACTTGGCGCAAGCATTTCAATGAAAAATGCGCTTTCGGGGCATGGATTTCTTACGAATGGCGCTGTCATCTAAGACAATCTTAAGCATTCCATGTCATAGTGGCTCCAATCCAGAAAACAAAAAACATGACACACAATATCTTGGGAAAACGATGGCCAAGCCTGAAAGCCTTATCGATAAGACGTTTGCCGAGGGCATGGCCCTTACGGTGGAAGCGCGCAATTATATCGCCTTTCACGAGCAGGCGGATCGGCGGATGCTTGACCTTCCCGGCTGCCTGCATGTCGGCTATCAGCATACGCGGGTTTCGGCCCGGCTGATTCAGGTGATGACCTGGCTGCTGGCGATGAAGGCGTATTTGTCGGGCGAGATTACCCGCGAGCAGTTCATCTCGCCGCAATTCGCGCTGGCGGGCGGCAATGAATGCATAGACCCCAGCGGGCCTGAGCTTGTCGACGAATTGCCGCAGGGATTGCGCAGCCTGCTCGATCGCAGCCATAAATTATACAGCCGCGTCCAGCGCCTCGACGAGATGGTGCGTTCGCGCATGGCGGATGAAGAAGCCGAAAAAAGCAAAAGCAAATTCGGCTTGCGGCTAGCCTGATCCTCGTCCTGCCTCATTGTTATTGTCCGGATTGCGCGCGCTCTTGATGATTAAGCGGGCTGAGGCTTTCCGCCATTCGCTCTTGGCCCGAATACCGAGCGCACCCGCTCCGGGATCGGGCGGTTCGCCGCCGCTTCGCTGCGCTCGGCGAAACCCGGCGTGACGTAGTCGGGAAATTTCGCGCTGAAGGCCATGACATTCGCCGCGAATGCCGGATCGTCGATAATCGCGGGATTGGCTCCGATGATTTCTCCGAGCATGTTCATAGTCCTGATAACCAATCCCCGCGCCTGGCTGGATTCGCTCATGAGACGTTTGGCTTCAGGGCTTGCGCGCGACGGGGAGCCGGCATTCGCGCCGCTTGCGCCGCGCGAGGCCAGCTCCGCTTCCCGCGCCGCATAGCCTAAGACCCGGTTCGCCAAGGCCGGCGTGCATGCCGCCCCGGCTTCCTCGCGTCCCGTCATTTCCGCGGCCAGTATCTTCATGGACTCGATGGCATAGATTTTACCCATCCATTCCTGGCCGTGAGAATCTTCGCCATAGGGGCCGGTATAGGGGCGTTCGACCACAGCCATGTGTTCGGAAGCCGCGACCGAAAAACGGGTTATGGATTTTTGCTGGATGTCGCTCATAATGGCTTTATTTCAAATATAAACGCACGCGGCCGAAATTCGACGCTCAATAATGACCCATATTATTTTAAGATGCGCTTAAAGCGCCTTAAGCAGGCCGAGGATTTCCGCCATTGGCTCTCGGGCCGAATACCGAACGCACCCGCTCCGGGGCCGGGCGCTCGGGAGGATTCGCCGCCGCTTCGCTGCGCTCGACGAAATCGGTCGTCAGAAGCCAGGGAAATCTTTCGCTAAAATCCACGGCCTTCGACGCGAAATTTTGGTCGGCGATGATGGCGGGATTCGCTCTGATGAATTCGCCGAGCGTGCTCAGCACGCGGCACGTCATGGTTTGTGCTTCGGCAGATTCGCATTCGCCGTCGATCGTTTCCTGGTTCCTTGGATCTTGGCCGCTGCTTGGTATCGCGCGCATGCTGAAGCTTGCCTGCTGCGCGGCGTAGTCCATAAGCTGGTTGGCAAGGGCCGGCGTGAAAGTGGCGGACCCGCCTTCATCGTCTCCTGCTGCGGCGCGCGCCGACATTTGGAGATGCTCCAAAGCCCTTTTTTTATTTTTCCATTCTTGAAAATGAATATCTTCCCCGCCCATGCGAGAATGATCTCGCCCATAAGGAACCGTATAGGGCGCTGTAACTGTCGCCACGTTCGCGGCAGCCTGGGCCTGATGGGCGGATGCGTAATCGTTCATAATAAAACTCTGCAATATCGTTTGCCGGAACAGGCCGTCACGGCGGACATTAATGTGTCCGCCGCGTCATCGCGATTTTATGACGTCTTTTTTTCTTTCTTCTTCACCGGGCCGGTGGTCATTTTGATTTTCGGCTCGGCTGTTGCCGCGGCGGCGACCGGAGCTTCGTCGGCATTGGCCGCGTCCTTGGAAGCGGTGATGCCCGCAAAGCGCTTGTTGAACTTCGCCAGCTGGCCGCCGCGATCGACCATGCGATGCTGCCCCGTCCATGCCGGATGCGTCTTGGGGTCGATGTCGAGACGCATCGTGTCGCCCGGCTTGCCCCAGGTGGTACGAGTCTTGAATTCGACGCCGTCGGTCATGACGACGGTAATTTCATGATAAGCGGGGTGAATTTCTGATTTCATAGTCTTGATCCTCGTTAGATTTATGAGTCTTTTAGGCCACAGCCGTAATCCTTTGCAAGAAATTACTCACAGATGTTTTATACTTTCGGAAATCTGTGTTAATATCCCTTAACTAAACTGGTTCCTTCAGAACGCTTTCAAGGTATGGAAACAGACAAAAGAGGGAGAGCATCATGGCCAAAAATTACAAATTAGCGATCGTCGCGGGCGGCTTAGTGGGCTGCGCCGTTGCCGTACGGGCCGAACTTAAGGGCCTCGCCAATGATAACAAACGGCAGTTTTCCCTCAAGAATGTCTCCTATCTATCTGTTCCGCCTCAAGAAAGTCAATGGCCTGCCGGGCTGAAGCTCTACACCGCCGTTTTGATGAATGTCGAGCGCGGCGAGACGCTGGTTAAGGTAACCTACCCGCTGGCGGGCTGATCGGCCACGGCGTCCCACGCCGTCATTGACTCCATCCCCTGTTCATCGCTAGAAACTAGACATATCCCAAGACTTTCGAGTTTTGAGGGTTGCCGTCTCCGGGTTCGCCTGGAACGGGAATCTCGGCCAGTCCGCGTGATCGCGCACTGGCCCGTTTTTGCGTGGTTTAAGGCTAGAGAATGTTTGAGAATTTAACCGGCAAACTGGGCGATATCTTTTCGCGCCTGACGAAACGCGGCAGCATTAACGAAGCCGACGTCGCCGAAGTCATGCGCGAAATCCGCATCGCGCTGCTGGAGGCCGATGTCGCCCTGCCGGTGGTCAAGGATTTCACCGCCAAGGTCACGCAGCGCGCGATAGGGCATGAAGTCCTGCGCTCGATCACGCCGGGGCAGCAGGTCGTCAAGATCGTCCATGACTGCCTGCGCGAACTGCTCGGCGAAGAATCCGTTCCGCTCAACCTCAACGCCGTGCCGCCGGTTTCGATCATGCTGGTCGGCTTGCAGGGCGCGGGCAAGACCACGACGGCGGCCAAGCTGGCGCGTCATCTGCAGGACAAGGAACGCAAGAAAGTCTTGATGGCGTCGCTCGATACGCGCCGTCCGGCGGCGCAGGAGCAGTTGGCCATTCTCGGCCAACAGACCGGCGTCGCCACGCTGCCGATCATCGCCGGACAAGCGCCGCAGGAAATCGCGATGCGCGCCATCGATACCGCGCGGCGCGAGGGTTTCGATATCGTCATTCACGATACCGCCGGACGCCTTTCCATCGACACCGAGCTGATGGCCGAAGTCGCCGCGATCAAGGCCGGCGTGAAACCTCAAGAGGTTTTGCTGGTGGCCGACGCGATGCTGGGCCAGGACGCGGTCAATGTCGCGCAACGTTTCCACGAGGATGTCGGCATCACCGGCATCGTGCTGACGCGCATCGACGGCGATGCGCGCGGCGGCGCGGCGCTGTCGCTGCGCTCGGTCACGGGGCAGCCGATCAAGTTCCTCGGCACCGGCGAAAAAACCGATGCGCTGGAAGTATTCCATCCCGACCGCCTGGCGAACCGGATTCTCGATCTCGGCGATGTCGTGTCGCTGGTCGAGAAGGCGGCGGAGAGCATCGA
This genomic interval from Alphaproteobacteria bacterium contains the following:
- the ffh gene encoding signal recognition particle protein translates to MFENLTGKLGDIFSRLTKRGSINEADVAEVMREIRIALLEADVALPVVKDFTAKVTQRAIGHEVLRSITPGQQVVKIVHDCLRELLGEESVPLNLNAVPPVSIMLVGLQGAGKTTTAAKLARHLQDKERKKVLMASLDTRRPAAQEQLAILGQQTGVATLPIIAGQAPQEIAMRAIDTARREGFDIVIHDTAGRLSIDTELMAEVAAIKAGVKPQEVLLVADAMLGQDAVNVAQRFHEDVGITGIVLTRIDGDARGGAALSLRSVTGQPIKFLGTGEKTDALEVFHPDRLANRILDLGDVVSLVEKAAESIDRDAAEKLAAKLQKGDFDFDDMAEQFKQMRRMGGMSGMLNLLPGVGKIKEQMKSANVDDSMLKRQEAIIGSMTRIERRDVGVLNASRRRRIALGSGVDVADVNRLVKQYLQMRDMMKQMKKMGQKGFMRNLPQMLGKAKN
- a CDS encoding response regulator, with amino-acid sequence MDQDSLKDIRVLTVDDERLIRDLVRDVLMSLGFRDITQLNSGRQAIDAVSTFSFDFIITDWRMKDLDGIDLIRYVRRSPQCRCPHVPIILLTGNTEAHYVLEARDAGVNEYMIKPFSAEQLVRRIRSIIEKPRSFVVTPTYSGPDRRRSNQPPPQGRDRRKRKPKPSGGRYG
- a CDS encoding DUF1153 domain-containing protein; its protein translation is MSHFNAAIPASGETVRIVRISEHKRELGKLPPPDTKRWVMRRKAAVVAGVHDGLLSVEEACSRYQISEEEFKSWVRLMDNHGERALRATRLKDYRDSREIAHQAVAAE
- a CDS encoding glycosyltransferase is translated as MFPLTFTGSMSSDDVKRQLDEARIFCLPSVTAKNGDAEGLPIVILEAQACGVPVVTSAKGGATEALCTVRPVSLLPKKMSMRWRDV
- a CDS encoding glycosyltransferase family A protein, whose translation is MSLLLRSLERQEFALKRRPEWEVVLIDNDGEGSARAVYEDFLKRGALKLRYVAEARQGLSHVRNTAIETVVGQADFLCFIDDDETASERWLDEMITTQREANAECVCGAIRYAMPSETPDWVRKGHFFDAPPILNDGSEALSRGSNNIMISCNFLRRTGHRFDPRFNHAGGEDEFFLYTAQEKYELKIAGAARAVVTENVFPNRVNLEWIVRRKFRYGNTLALCERLNHAPFSRLLLRAVKGTGRIALGFIMLPSYFVPHSSMLA
- a CDS encoding DUF1465 family protein; the encoded protein is MAKPESLIDKTFAEGMALTVEARNYIAFHEQADRRMLDLPGCLHVGYQHTRVSARLIQVMTWLLAMKAYLSGEITREQFISPQFALAGGNECIDPSGPELVDELPQGLRSLLDRSHKLYSRVQRLDEMVRSRMADEEAEKSKSKFGLRLA
- the ubiA gene encoding 4-hydroxybenzoate octaprenyltransferase, with amino-acid sequence MRGAGCTINDILDRDIDARVDRTKSRPLPSGKITVWQAVAFLAFQALPAVMILAELPRLTIWLGMASLPLIAIYPLMKRFTWWPQLVLGMIFNWGVLMGWAAATGSLSPAAYALYLGAVMWTMVYDTIYAHQDKEDDRLAGVKSTALLFGKWSRPILFGFAALSLGLLAAAGAIAGLGWGFYAGLGGAAIFLLRHLRAWKIDDPADCLKRFRSSRDFGLLVLAAIMLGKFF